TCGAATGGCAGGGTTTCAAACACATTGTCGAAATCAAACTGGTACACCCCCGCAAGGGGCGAGATGCAACTCTACAGCAGGGTCTGAAGCAGATCGCGCGTTACGCCGACAAGGTGGGGCGCGACGCGACCCGCACCTTGGTGATCTTCGATCGCACCACCGCGGGACGGGCGATGCCTTGGGAAGAGCGCCTGCGCCGAGAAGAATACGACAGCGTCGTGGTGCGTTGGTTGTAACGCAATCCCCCAAAAAGGTCAATCATGAATTTTCGCCCAACGTCGCTTTCGGATGTCGACCAGACCTTCTCGGTCCGCGCCTCCACCAGACAAAATCCGTTAACCATCGAACAGCTCGCCCAATGGGGGATCACCCCGGATTCGGTGCGGGAGGATTACGCATCCGGGGTATGGGTTGGAAGGGTATGCGAAGTGGAAGCGCGCATTGTCGGATTCTGCACGGGCTGCGTGGCCACGGGCGAAATCATCGTGGTGGCGGTGCTGCCAGAATTCGAAGGAAAGGGGATCGGTATCCGCCTGCTCACCGAGGTGATCCAACGGATGCGAGAGAGCGGAGTCCAGTCGTTCTGGCTTTCCGCCTCTCCCGACCCGTTGATCCGCGCCCATGGCTTCTACCGGGCCAACGGCTGGATCCCGAAGGGCGAGACCCTCGAAAACGGCGACGAGATCCTGGTTCTGGCCTGATCGTTCCGCCAGTTGCGCCTTGCGGTCAATCACTTCGGGTCAGATTCCCCGAAGCTTGCTTCGTGACCCGAAATCGCTTGCCAAGAGAATACCCCGCAGCTTGCTGCGGGGTGGTTTATTTGCTCGCCCAAGGCTCCAGTTTATCGAAGGCGCGGCGCATCGTGGTGAGGAGCGTTGCGATCGATTTGGGCGAAGGCGCTTCGGGGAGGTTGCAAGCCTGGCTGGCCGACTCGATGTCTTCGATGAGCCGATCGGCACGTGCCACCAGATCCTCGTAGGCATACGTCCCCGAACGAATCGCCAGGAGTTCCTCCCGGTCATGCGTACGGTCGACCAGAAGCCCTTGGCCGGAGAGGATTTCCCGGGCCATGTGCAGCAATCGGAACGTGTGCATCATGTTCTTGGCGTCGTAGTTCTTCCCGTGCTCCATGGTGGATTGGAACCGGTCGTCGTTTCGCACCTTCACCCAATCCCAGTATTCCGCATGTTCGCGGCAGTGCTTGGCGTAGGCGTCTTTGTTCCAATACAGGTGGGTGCTCACAGGGTAGTCCTTGGGCACCGCGCTCAGGCAGGGTTCCGTCGACTGTTCCTCGTCGCGCACCAGCCCCTTGAATCCCAGCGTCCGGGAAGGGTCCACGAACAGCGCGTA
This DNA window, taken from Fibrobacterota bacterium, encodes the following:
- a CDS encoding GNAT family N-acetyltransferase, translated to MNFRPTSLSDVDQTFSVRASTRQNPLTIEQLAQWGITPDSVREDYASGVWVGRVCEVEARIVGFCTGCVATGEIIVVAVLPEFEGKGIGIRLLTEVIQRMRESGVQSFWLSASPDPLIRAHGFYRANGWIPKGETLENGDEILVLA